The DNA region GACGCCCGTGATCTCGCCTTCGAGTCGGACGATGGAGCCAACTTGATTCTCGATCGCGTCGATCGTGGTCCGGTTGAGCGGGGTCGAGGGCGTCGCTTCCTCGGTCGCGGTCGCTGCGTGGGCGCTCGAGCCCGAACTCGAAGTCGAGTCCGAACTCGAACTCGAAGCGGAACTCGATTTCGAGTCCGAACCGTGACCAGCATCGTCGCTCGAGGTCGAGGTCGATGCAGCGGCAGATGCCGGTGTCGATTGCTCGTCGGCGCTCGACGTCGTCTCGGTGGCGACGTCGGCAGTACCGCTCGGTTGCGTCTCGTTCGATTCGTCAGAAGACTCGCCACCGTCGTCGGCTCGTTCGTCCGGCAGGACGTCGCCGTCGGGGGTCTGGATGACCTTCCCGCGGAACTCGCGGTCGTCCTGGCGGATCGACCAGCCGAGGTCGATGTTGCCGTTGTCTCTGACGTCCAATACTTGTACGTAGACCGGATCGCCGGGTTCGAGATCGAGACTCTCGAGGCGACGATCCAGCTCGCTTCGGTGGAGCAAACCCGTGACGTGGTCTCCGATGTCGACGAAGAGACCGAAGTCAGCGTAGCCGTCGACCGAACCCCGGTAGTACCGGGAGGTGACGAGCTCCGACGCGGAGGTGCCTTCGAATTCGAAGGCGACGTCCTCCTCGTGGAACTCGCACACGTGGTCTTCGACGGGTTTGCCACAGATGATACAGGTACCCATCTACTTCACACAAGTAGGTTCGTCCTAAAACGGTTGTCGAAATCCACTCGCGTCGTGACGGCACGGTTCGTTCGCCGAAATCGATAGCCGTGGGCGCGATCACCCCTCGAAGACCGGTGATTCCGCCTCGAGCGCCTCGAGGTCGTCGGCGATCGCACGAGCCTCCTCGGGGAAGAGCGCGGCCTGGAGTTCGTTCCCGTCGTCGTCCTCGAAGACGAGTTTGACGCGCTTATCGCCAAACTCGCGGGCCTCCGCGCTGGAGACGTCGAACAGCTTCGCGGTCGCCGACTTGTTCGTCGGGCCGACGTTCTTCACCGAGCCGTCTTTGAGCTCGATCATGAAGTCCTCGAGCGAGAGGGTGAGCATACGCTGTATCCTCGTGGCGACCGCTGTAAAGATTGATGATTGACGGTGTGTGGTACTCGTTCGGCCCACGTCCGGGACTCGACCGTCCATCGACAGTAGGCCAATAAAAGACACGGCATCGCCGTGTGTCGCTCCCGGTTCGCGCGAACCGGCAGTCCCCGTCTCCCTGATCGGTTTGACCGCGTGGTGTGTCAGCAATGCGGTCACCGACTATCGAGCACATCGCCACATAAACATTCGTGATCGTACGCATCCGCGGTTGACGAGCGGAGCCAACCGGCACACGGCCGCGCCCACCTTTATGCCGATAACGCGAGTAGGTCGACTCGCAATGGAGCTCACCTGGCACGGCCACTCGACGTGGCACGTCACCGTCGGCAGTACCGACCTGCTGATCGACCCGTTCTTCGACAACCCAAAGACGGACCTCGAGGCCGACGACCTTGAGACGCCGGACTACGTGTTGCTCACGCACGGCCACGCCGACCACATCGCTGACGCCGGCGCCTTTTCGGATGCCACACTCGTGGCGACCCCGGAACTCGTCTCCTACTGCCAGGACGAGTTTGGCTTCGAGGACGCCGTCGGCGGCATGGGCATGAACATCGGCGGGACCGTCGAGTGCGGCGACGCCTTCGTCACGATGCACCGCGCCGACCACACCAACGGCATCATGAGCGAGTACGACGTCGACGCCGGGATGCCCACCGGGTTCGTCGTCTCGAACACGAAGCCGACCCAGGTCGCAGACGAGGAGTCGACGACGTTCTACCACGCTGGCGACACCGGCCTCATGACCGAGATGCGGGAGGTCATCGGGCCGTATCTCGAGCCCGACGCCGCAGCGCTGCCCATCGGCGATCACTTCACGATGGGGCCGTGGCAGGCAGCCATCGCGGCCGACTGGCTCGACGTCGACTACGCGCTCCCGATGCACTACGATACGTTCCCGCCGATCGAGCAGGACCCCGATGACTTCGCTCGAGAGGTGAAAGCGACGGGGAGCAGTGCGGAGGTCGTCGCTCTCGAGGGCGACGAGACGTTCGACCTCTGAATCGGCCGTTCGACACCTCGAGGCGGACTCCGGTCGTTCCGTCCGAGAGAACAACGTTTACGCCGCGGGGGCACGATTGTCGACGTGCAATGACGAAAGAAGTCACCACTATCTCCGAGGAGGGGTTCAGTGCGACGAACGAGGTCCGCGACTTCAGCGTCGACATCGACGCCACCGGCGAGGAGGCCCCGGACACGCTCGAGAGCCTGCTCGCGGCCTACGGCTCCTGTTACGTCCCTGCCCTGCGCGTCGGCGGCCAGCAGCGCGGCGTCGAGGAACTGGGGAAAATCGAGATCGACGTCTCCGGTGACCTGAACGACGACGACAAACTCGAGTCGACGGCCTTCGACATTCGCGTCGAAGCCGACGTCGACGACGAGACGGGCCAGAAGATCCTCGACCGCGCGTTCGAACTCTGCAAGGTTCACGACGCGCTGAAGGACAGCCTCCACGCCGAGACGTCGTTCCAGGGCGACGCATTCTAAGCGCAACGACCACAGTTCGACGGTTCGACGTTTTCACGGCCCACTGGTGCTGTTTTTCGCCGTCCTGGAACGGGTCGTCGTCCCACCCAGGACGCAGTCGGTTCACGGCTATCGAGAACCCGTACTCGAGCCGATCAGAGCAGGGTCGATTCCGCGAGGTTCCCGACGACCGGGATTCGAGTGCGCTTGCCCTGGAACGCCGTGACGACCAGGTACAGCCAGACCAGGAAGAGCGCGAACCAGACGAACAGCGAGACGATCGAGAGTCCAGCCCCGACAAGCCACCCGATCAGGAAGACGTCGCCCAGGACGACCGAGACCGTCACCCCGACGATCGTCAGGCCGGCGTACAGGGCGATCACACCGACGCAGAGGGCGATGCTCTGGGCGGCGTGGAACCTGGCGAACTCGTTTTCGTCCTCGAGCAGGTAGACGAGTAATCCGCTGACGATGCCGAAGACGTACGACAGCGCCCCGAGGACGTTCTCGTCCGGTCCGAGGCTCGTCTCCTGGGTTCGTTCGTCGGCGATCGTCGTCTCCGCGACGTCCGTCACGTCAGGTGCGGGAGTGTCGTTTGACATGTGCGTACGTCCTACACCACGTCGACCCTGATATCCTCATCTCGTGAAATTTGTTCACGGTGTGACGCGCTTGAGCCGGTTCGACACCGGACCGCGGCCGACCGCAGGTAACTTACCCCATCGGCGTCCATCACGGAGTATGCAGATCAAGAGTCGCGAGCCCCTCGAGGGCGGGCGCGAGCGGGTGACGGTCGTCCCCGAGAGCGTCGACGACCTCTGGCATCTCCAGTACGTCCTCGAGCCGGGCGACCGCGTCGCCGGCGACACCACCCGGCGGATCCAGCGCGACGACGAGCAGATGCGCGACACGGGCGGCGAGCGCGAACACATGTGGGTCGCCATCGCCGTCGACGACATCGAGTTCCACAAGTTCGCCAACCGCCTCCGTGTCGGCGGCGAGATCGTCGCCTGTTCCCGTGAGGACCAGCTGGGCTTTCACCACACGCTGAACGTCGAGGCCCGCGACGAACTTTCGATCGACAAGCGGTTCAAACCCGACCAGAATGAGCGCCTCGAGGAGGCTGCCGAGGCCACGGAGAACCCCGACGTCGCCA from Natronosalvus rutilus includes:
- a CDS encoding metal-dependent hydrolase, with product MELTWHGHSTWHVTVGSTDLLIDPFFDNPKTDLEADDLETPDYVLLTHGHADHIADAGAFSDATLVATPELVSYCQDEFGFEDAVGGMGMNIGGTVECGDAFVTMHRADHTNGIMSEYDVDAGMPTGFVVSNTKPTQVADEESTTFYHAGDTGLMTEMREVIGPYLEPDAAALPIGDHFTMGPWQAAIAADWLDVDYALPMHYDTFPPIEQDPDDFAREVKATGSSAEVVALEGDETFDL
- a CDS encoding OsmC family protein, whose product is MTKEVTTISEEGFSATNEVRDFSVDIDATGEEAPDTLESLLAAYGSCYVPALRVGGQQRGVEELGKIEIDVSGDLNDDDKLESTAFDIRVEADVDDETGQKILDRAFELCKVHDALKDSLHAETSFQGDAF
- a CDS encoding DUF4870 domain-containing protein, with the protein product MSNDTPAPDVTDVAETTIADERTQETSLGPDENVLGALSYVFGIVSGLLVYLLEDENEFARFHAAQSIALCVGVIALYAGLTIVGVTVSVVLGDVFLIGWLVGAGLSIVSLFVWFALFLVWLYLVVTAFQGKRTRIPVVGNLAESTLL